In a single window of the Roseiconus lacunae genome:
- a CDS encoding glycosyltransferase family 25 protein, with the protein MKSFSGLAFERVVVINLRREPERLARFYDRLPDDWPFEAPVPFEALDGTNLTIPNWWQVGLSAWGCFQSHLRVIESALNDRVDSILILEDDAEFCLDFSESLRPFADHVPGDWEWIYLGGQHLHYHEAFPVRVCPHVYRPHNVHRTHAYGLRGRRVMEMIYRHLLERDHWGEHHHVDHRLGELHSPFEGGLYVPEHWLIGQAAGFSNIRMKEVEATQFVSAADLLEPQRLHPVVPVVGSDSRTRNTVAAILHHLGVSMGNAKLGSRPWEHESAIAAPALDQLFDHLYSQPWWIEKTNGHHRIGSLRFWAAKRGRSAKQNISMIGATHPLLAILAKEIDEAWNPELIVIADPLMPNQDSDDGSIRRQQLMMANGLKQFADRSADRIIHCDLRQETNLTKTIEMLIARLKLRPTAEQIENATRMLNDFYDAIGKPT; encoded by the coding sequence ATGAAATCGTTTTCCGGGCTCGCATTTGAACGCGTCGTGGTGATCAACCTTCGCCGTGAGCCTGAACGACTCGCCCGTTTCTATGACCGACTCCCGGACGACTGGCCCTTTGAAGCCCCGGTCCCATTCGAAGCACTCGACGGAACCAACCTGACGATTCCCAATTGGTGGCAAGTCGGCCTATCAGCTTGGGGCTGCTTCCAATCGCATTTGCGAGTGATTGAATCGGCTTTAAATGATCGAGTGGACTCGATCTTGATCCTCGAAGATGATGCCGAATTTTGCCTCGACTTTAGTGAATCACTTCGGCCATTCGCAGATCACGTCCCCGGGGACTGGGAATGGATCTACTTAGGCGGACAACACCTACACTACCACGAAGCCTTCCCGGTTCGAGTTTGCCCTCACGTCTACCGTCCACATAACGTTCATCGCACACATGCGTATGGGCTGCGCGGACGACGTGTGATGGAAATGATTTATCGGCATCTGCTTGAACGCGACCATTGGGGCGAACATCACCACGTGGATCATCGACTCGGTGAACTGCATTCACCATTTGAAGGTGGCTTGTATGTCCCCGAACACTGGCTGATAGGACAGGCCGCTGGTTTTAGCAACATCCGCATGAAGGAAGTCGAAGCGACACAGTTCGTCAGCGCCGCCGACTTATTGGAGCCACAACGTCTCCATCCGGTCGTCCCCGTCGTTGGGTCTGACTCGCGAACGCGGAATACAGTTGCCGCGATCTTGCACCACCTCGGAGTTTCGATGGGTAACGCCAAGCTCGGCTCTCGCCCCTGGGAGCACGAATCGGCGATTGCCGCACCGGCGCTCGATCAACTTTTTGACCATCTTTACTCGCAGCCCTGGTGGATCGAAAAAACAAACGGTCACCATCGCATCGGCTCCCTTCGGTTTTGGGCAGCAAAGCGAGGTCGGTCGGCGAAGCAAAACATTTCGATGATCGGTGCGACCCATCCGTTACTCGCGATTCTAGCCAAGGAGATCGACGAAGCGTGGAACCCTGAGTTGATCGTGATCGCAGATCCTTTAATGCCCAACCAAGACTCTGATGACGGTTCCATTCGTCGACAACAGTTAATGATGGCGAACGGTCTGAAGCAATTCGCTGATCGATCCGCCGATCGGATCATTCACTGTGACCTCCGGCAGGAAACAAATCTGACGAAGACGATCGAAATGCTAATCGCCCGCTTAAAGCTTCGACCAACAGCAGAACAGATCGAAAATGCCACCCGGATGCTAAATGACTTTTATGATGCGATCGGCAAACCTACGTAG
- a CDS encoding YbhB/YbcL family Raf kinase inhibitor-like protein, whose amino-acid sequence MPEKYTGNGENVSPPLRWRGLPEGTQELAIVCEDPDASSREVSVRWLVYKIPPEVTELPEHLPSESSPGSPVHVLQGRHSWPSGPKLGYRGPMSPPERETHHYRFKLYALSKKLDLKAGADRDTLDAAMDGHILAESELIGTYG is encoded by the coding sequence ATGCCGGAAAAGTACACGGGCAACGGCGAGAACGTTTCGCCTCCCCTGCGTTGGAGAGGCTTGCCCGAAGGAACCCAAGAACTGGCGATCGTTTGCGAAGACCCCGATGCATCATCGCGGGAAGTGAGCGTTCGTTGGCTGGTCTATAAAATTCCACCGGAAGTGACTGAGTTACCAGAACATTTGCCGTCGGAATCAAGCCCAGGATCTCCGGTTCATGTATTACAAGGACGCCATTCATGGCCATCGGGCCCAAAGCTGGGTTACCGAGGGCCGATGTCGCCTCCCGAACGCGAGACGCACCACTATCGATTCAAGCTTTATGCGTTAAGTAAAAAGCTTGACCTCAAAGCAGGTGCGGATCGTGACACGCTGGATGCGGCCATGGATGGCCATATCCTTGCCGAATCAGAGTTGATCGGGACGTACGGCTAA
- a CDS encoding Gfo/Idh/MocA family protein, whose translation MTRLNRRQFTSASAATLAGISFGVHSSLAAKASDNPNEKLGVVVAGLNSRGRSHVAGFGADSRCEIRAIVDIDTKVAERAAEDIKKKYGKAPKIFSDFREMLQSDDLQIVTAATPNHWHALMGVWAMQAGKDVYIEKPISHNVMEGRSLVEAAKRHQRMFQTGTQCRSSKGVIDLVDFIQGGGIGEVKLARGLCYKRRKSIGALGDYPVPENVDFNLWSGPATYTDPKVTRQRFHYDWHWQRHYGNGDSGNQGPHQTDVARWGLGLERHPESVLTYAGRLGYKAERKDPDYVDAGDTANTQVSIYNYGDKTIVFETRGLSVDNSADEEINKLFGSNRGNRIGVIFYGSEGYAIQGPRYENGAVFDKDMKLVREFKHSTEKDGDLNSVHMSNFVDSVVSRDASSLHADAMCGHLSASIAHLGNIAYYVGQDDHATPDEIKQAVEAFDSNDNDAETLDRTLRHLRDNGVKPESEPLSLGPVLNFDPKAERFSDNDAANAMLTRQYRDGFEVPKPSDV comes from the coding sequence ATGACTCGTCTGAATCGTCGCCAGTTTACTTCTGCCTCGGCTGCTACGCTCGCCGGTATTTCGTTTGGTGTTCATTCAAGTCTTGCCGCTAAAGCGTCTGACAATCCGAACGAAAAACTTGGCGTCGTTGTCGCCGGTTTAAATAGCCGTGGACGTTCGCACGTGGCTGGTTTCGGAGCCGATTCGCGGTGTGAGATTCGCGCGATTGTTGACATCGATACCAAGGTCGCCGAGCGTGCCGCCGAAGACATCAAGAAAAAGTACGGCAAGGCTCCGAAGATTTTCAGTGATTTTCGCGAAATGCTGCAATCGGATGACTTGCAGATCGTGACCGCCGCGACGCCCAACCACTGGCATGCATTGATGGGCGTTTGGGCGATGCAAGCCGGCAAAGACGTCTACATCGAAAAGCCAATCAGCCATAACGTGATGGAAGGCCGCTCGCTGGTCGAAGCGGCCAAACGGCACCAACGCATGTTCCAAACCGGAACCCAATGCCGAAGTAGCAAAGGCGTGATCGATCTGGTTGACTTTATTCAAGGCGGCGGGATCGGCGAAGTCAAACTCGCCCGCGGGTTGTGTTACAAGCGTCGGAAGTCCATCGGCGCGCTCGGCGATTATCCGGTTCCCGAGAACGTTGACTTCAATCTTTGGAGCGGCCCGGCAACGTACACCGATCCGAAGGTGACCCGCCAACGATTCCATTATGACTGGCACTGGCAACGACACTACGGCAACGGTGACTCCGGAAATCAAGGTCCACACCAAACCGACGTGGCTCGCTGGGGATTGGGACTGGAGCGGCATCCGGAATCGGTTCTGACCTACGCCGGACGGTTGGGCTACAAAGCCGAACGAAAGGATCCCGATTACGTCGACGCGGGAGATACGGCCAACACGCAGGTGTCAATTTACAACTATGGCGACAAGACGATCGTGTTTGAAACTCGTGGTTTGAGCGTCGACAACAGTGCGGACGAAGAGATCAACAAGTTGTTCGGTAGCAATCGCGGTAATCGAATCGGCGTGATCTTCTATGGCAGCGAAGGCTACGCGATTCAAGGACCGCGATACGAAAACGGTGCCGTCTTCGACAAAGACATGAAGCTCGTTCGTGAGTTCAAGCACAGCACCGAAAAGGACGGTGACTTGAACAGCGTTCACATGAGCAACTTCGTCGACTCGGTCGTCTCACGTGATGCCTCGTCGTTACACGCCGATGCGATGTGTGGTCACTTGTCCGCTTCGATCGCACACCTCGGAAACATCGCGTACTACGTCGGCCAAGACGACCACGCGACGCCCGACGAGATCAAGCAAGCGGTCGAGGCGTTCGATTCCAATGACAACGATGCGGAAACACTCGACCGCACCTTGCGCCATCTTCGCGACAACGGCGTGAAACCAGAATCAGAACCATTGTCGCTGGGGCCCGTATTGAACTTTGATCCCAAAGCCGAACGGTTTTCTGATAACGATGCGGCAAATGCGATGCTCACGCGTCAGTACCGCGACGGTTTCGAAGTTCCCAAACCCTCGGACGTCTAA
- a CDS encoding GltB/FmdC/FwdC-like GXGXG domain-containing protein, whose protein sequence is MTRWTLTVKDHRFQRIDASMIRRRWLAEHGKHEIEQARLIADGLAVPLGDLFQISVAESAQDEVVIEGTDAAFDRLGAGHDRGLFRAVGDVGDAAGCGLQGGRLLISGSAGDNVGAPWGSRKSGQTRGEIEVIGDVGDYAGHRMRRGTLTIGGAAGAFLAASMVAGTIVVGGAIGRQACAGMRRGSLLLASPQNEAAFSGSRRFSEVFEFSAGFLPLFSSSLTRELLGRLADQTIGRVRADRQLAGLGEVLFPRSA, encoded by the coding sequence ATGACGCGTTGGACACTGACGGTCAAGGATCATCGATTCCAACGCATCGATGCTTCGATGATTCGTAGACGTTGGCTTGCCGAGCACGGCAAACACGAGATCGAGCAGGCTCGACTGATCGCCGATGGACTTGCGGTCCCGTTGGGCGACCTGTTTCAGATTTCGGTCGCCGAGTCAGCACAAGACGAGGTCGTCATCGAAGGCACCGATGCCGCATTCGACCGACTTGGCGCCGGGCATGATCGAGGTCTCTTTCGTGCGGTCGGCGATGTCGGCGACGCCGCCGGATGCGGTTTGCAAGGCGGGCGGCTTTTGATCAGTGGCAGCGCCGGTGACAACGTCGGGGCGCCGTGGGGAAGCCGTAAAAGCGGGCAAACACGGGGCGAGATCGAGGTCATCGGTGACGTCGGCGACTATGCGGGCCACCGCATGCGACGAGGTACGCTGACGATCGGTGGGGCCGCCGGGGCATTCCTGGCCGCTTCGATGGTGGCGGGAACCATCGTGGTGGGCGGAGCGATCGGCCGCCAAGCGTGTGCCGGAATGCGACGAGGAAGCTTGTTGTTGGCGTCGCCACAGAACGAAGCGGCCTTCAGCGGTAGCCGTCGATTTTCAGAAGTCTTTGAGTTTTCGGCCGGTTTCTTGCCGCTCTTTTCGAGCTCGTTGACGCGTGAACTGCTCGGTCGCCTTGCGGATCAGACGATCGGCAGGGTACGAGCCGATCGACAACTCGCCGGATTAGGCGAAGTGCTGTTCCCGCGATCAGCTTAA
- the fhcD gene encoding formylmethanofuran--tetrahydromethanopterin N-formyltransferase: protein MSESNQPASLSINGVEIEDTFAEAFDMKATRLIVTAIDHQWARQAVSAMSGFGTSVIDCKIEIDIERELSGEETPDGRPGYAVLAFAMSGGDLEKQIIKRSGQCVLTCPTTALFSGLEAERDSTNKRMALGKTLRFFGDGHQISKWIDGQRYWRIPVMDGEFLCQHDVPRIDGIGGGNFLLVASSLPVALNAAKVAVDAIAESPGVIAPFPGGVVRSGSKVGSKYKSMIASTNDAYCPTLRGVVDSKLSSRQNAVLEVVLDGVGFESIAGAIATGVKAACQAFGGQGLLAVTAGNYGGKLGRHHFKLHEILR, encoded by the coding sequence ATGAGTGAATCCAATCAGCCTGCGTCACTATCGATCAACGGTGTCGAAATCGAAGATACCTTTGCGGAAGCCTTCGACATGAAGGCGACGCGTCTGATCGTGACGGCGATCGATCATCAATGGGCCCGGCAAGCGGTCTCGGCGATGAGTGGGTTCGGGACTAGCGTGATCGATTGCAAAATCGAGATCGATATTGAGCGTGAGCTTTCCGGCGAAGAAACTCCGGACGGACGGCCCGGCTATGCAGTCCTTGCGTTTGCAATGTCGGGCGGCGATTTGGAAAAGCAGATCATCAAACGCTCCGGACAATGTGTGCTGACCTGTCCGACGACGGCCCTTTTTTCAGGACTGGAAGCGGAACGTGATTCGACAAACAAACGAATGGCACTCGGAAAGACCTTGCGTTTCTTTGGGGACGGTCACCAGATTAGCAAATGGATCGACGGTCAACGCTATTGGCGAATCCCGGTGATGGACGGCGAATTTCTTTGTCAACACGATGTACCACGTATTGATGGGATCGGTGGCGGAAACTTTTTGCTGGTCGCCAGTTCGCTACCCGTGGCCCTCAATGCCGCCAAGGTCGCCGTCGATGCGATCGCCGAATCGCCCGGTGTTATCGCGCCGTTTCCCGGCGGCGTGGTCCGGAGCGGATCCAAGGTCGGTTCAAAATATAAATCGATGATCGCTTCGACCAACGACGCCTACTGCCCGACGCTGCGTGGTGTCGTCGACTCAAAGTTGTCGTCTCGGCAAAATGCGGTGCTAGAAGTCGTCCTCGATGGAGTTGGTTTCGAATCGATCGCGGGCGCGATTGCGACCGGCGTCAAAGCTGCCTGTCAAGCTTTCGGCGGGCAAGGGTTGCTTGCGGTGACCGCCGGAAACTATGGAGGCAAGCTCGGACGCCATCACTTCAAACTGCACGAGATATTGCGATGA
- a CDS encoding formylmethanofuran dehydrogenase subunit A — translation MKTLIRGGRVIDPAHHTDEVKDLWIEDDRVIDGSECSEPDAGVVVDASEMVVMAGGVDIHTHIGGGKLSIARMLMQDSIDQTAAELGRQAMECDYLPTAAVTGQRYLEMGYTVAFEPAMIPCNARAAHSEMADIPGLATGGFCLLGNDEVLLRLIATGTDQAQINNYVAWMVRATQSIAIKVVNAGGISAFKFGERNLNVDEKHPHYGITPGDVIRVLARAAKEIGLTHPMHIHCSNLGVPGNIASTLATIRAADGYPIHLTHAQFHSYGQAEQGMSSAAGMLVDALYKNPNVTIDVGQIMFGQTVTISADAPHQFDNRHHASPKKSVIADIECEAGCGVVPFRYRKRQFVHALQWAIGLELFLMVDDPSRVFLTTDHPNGAPFTAYPHLIRLLCDRTFRETALSEIDADAAASSSLAGLDRQYSFNDIATMTRSAPARIMGLRDRGHLAPGAIADVVIYQNNPDVEAMFRSPQHVFVRGKHLIDRQRQTDRMDLELAKTLPKETLIADVEFDSRQVDQFRSLYNESSTFDFLRLQISDDELQSVIGSVPVRQQTRGRSL, via the coding sequence ATGAAAACGTTGATCCGCGGTGGGCGTGTCATTGACCCGGCACATCACACCGACGAAGTAAAGGACTTGTGGATCGAGGACGATCGCGTCATCGATGGATCCGAGTGCAGCGAACCTGACGCGGGTGTCGTTGTCGACGCATCGGAGATGGTCGTCATGGCCGGCGGTGTCGACATCCACACACATATCGGCGGAGGCAAGCTGTCGATCGCACGGATGCTGATGCAAGACAGTATCGATCAAACGGCGGCCGAACTTGGACGCCAAGCGATGGAGTGTGATTACCTGCCAACGGCGGCCGTCACCGGGCAACGTTACCTGGAAATGGGATACACCGTTGCGTTCGAGCCGGCGATGATTCCGTGCAATGCTCGGGCAGCACATTCCGAGATGGCTGATATTCCCGGACTGGCTACCGGCGGGTTTTGTTTACTCGGCAACGACGAAGTCTTGCTACGACTGATCGCGACCGGCACGGACCAAGCACAAATCAACAATTACGTCGCCTGGATGGTCCGTGCGACCCAAAGCATTGCGATTAAGGTCGTCAACGCAGGCGGGATTTCGGCGTTTAAGTTTGGCGAACGTAATCTGAACGTCGACGAGAAACACCCTCATTACGGGATCACACCGGGTGACGTGATCCGCGTGTTGGCGCGGGCGGCGAAGGAAATCGGCCTCACGCATCCAATGCATATCCACTGTAGCAACCTTGGTGTTCCCGGAAACATCGCGTCGACGTTGGCGACGATCCGTGCTGCCGACGGATATCCGATTCATTTGACGCATGCCCAATTTCACAGCTACGGTCAAGCCGAGCAGGGGATGTCGTCGGCCGCCGGGATGTTGGTCGACGCGCTGTATAAAAATCCCAACGTCACCATCGATGTCGGCCAGATCATGTTTGGACAAACGGTGACGATCAGTGCCGACGCACCCCACCAGTTTGACAATCGTCACCACGCGTCACCCAAGAAATCGGTGATCGCCGATATCGAATGTGAAGCCGGTTGTGGCGTTGTGCCCTTTCGCTATCGCAAGCGGCAATTCGTCCATGCCTTGCAATGGGCGATCGGACTGGAACTGTTTTTGATGGTCGATGATCCCAGTCGCGTGTTCTTGACAACCGATCATCCCAACGGGGCTCCCTTCACGGCGTATCCGCATCTGATTCGTTTGCTGTGCGATCGCACATTTCGTGAAACCGCCTTGTCGGAGATCGATGCCGATGCGGCTGCGTCGAGTTCGTTGGCGGGACTCGATCGTCAATACAGCTTTAATGACATTGCCACGATGACCCGCTCCGCACCGGCACGCATCATGGGCCTACGCGACCGCGGTCATTTGGCACCCGGTGCGATTGCCGATGTGGTGATTTATCAAAACAATCCGGATGTCGAAGCGATGTTTCGTTCGCCACAACATGTGTTTGTGCGAGGTAAACATCTAATCGACCGGCAGCGACAAACCGACCGCATGGACTTGGAACTCGCAAAGACGCTACCCAAAGAAACGTTGATCGCCGATGTCGAATTCGACTCACGGCAAGTCGACCAGTTTCGTTCACTCTACAACGAGTCATCGACCTTTGATTTTCTGCGATTGCAAATTAGCGATGACGAACTTCAATCGGTGATCGGCTCCGTACCGGTCCGGCAACAAACGCGGGGTCGGTCTTTATGA
- the panB gene encoding 3-methyl-2-oxobutanoate hydroxymethyltransferase, which yields MNQSETPKRITTRTLQKRRERGEKISMLTAYDFPTAKFLDEAGIDILLVGDTLAMVVGGHDTTLPATMDQMIYHSEMVGRAAERAMVVVDLPFPEGQLEIARSIAAGARVLKETKCHAVKLEGGAEQAPRIEAMVSAGIPVMAHVGLRPQNVHVEGGYRVQREQEKLIVDAKAAEDAGAFTVLIECVPESVAAAINDAISVPTIGIGAGRATTGQVLVTHDMIGMTAGYTPKFVRTYASVGETIRQAAESFRTSVEDGSFPSPDESFR from the coding sequence ATGAATCAAAGCGAGACGCCGAAGCGAATCACCACCCGTACGCTGCAGAAGCGTCGTGAGCGGGGTGAAAAAATCTCGATGCTGACCGCGTACGACTTTCCGACGGCAAAATTCCTGGATGAAGCCGGCATCGATATCCTACTCGTCGGCGACACCTTGGCGATGGTTGTCGGTGGGCACGACACCACACTTCCGGCGACGATGGACCAAATGATTTATCACTCGGAAATGGTCGGGCGGGCAGCAGAGCGAGCGATGGTCGTGGTCGACCTACCGTTCCCCGAGGGGCAGTTGGAAATTGCTCGCAGCATCGCCGCCGGGGCCCGGGTCTTGAAGGAAACCAAGTGCCACGCGGTCAAACTTGAGGGCGGTGCCGAACAGGCGCCGCGGATCGAAGCGATGGTATCGGCGGGGATCCCGGTCATGGCACACGTCGGCCTGCGTCCACAAAATGTCCATGTTGAGGGCGGTTACCGCGTCCAACGCGAACAAGAAAAGCTGATCGTCGACGCCAAAGCTGCCGAAGATGCAGGAGCGTTCACGGTCTTGATCGAATGTGTTCCCGAATCGGTGGCGGCCGCAATCAATGATGCGATTTCGGTGCCCACCATTGGAATCGGAGCCGGCCGGGCGACGACCGGGCAAGTCCTCGTGACTCATGACATGATCGGGATGACCGCCGGGTACACTCCTAAATTCGTCCGCACGTATGCTTCGGTCGGCGAAACGATCCGCCAGGCTGCGGAATCGTTTCGCACGTCGGTCGAAGACGGCAGTTTCCCCAGTCCGGATGAATCCTTTCGCTAA
- the pepF gene encoding oligoendopeptidase F produces MSTASPSANKLPSRSDVSPEDCWDLSTLFENDEQWEAAFKALDEKIATYETYKGRLGESPETLREAMDFDSQFSRDSERVAIYAFLKTTEDQGNSDYQAMKSRFQNLAVRASQVASYWSPELLGIDPKKMDELVADPALQPYRLDLERLLRRRPHTLTDREERLLAMQGEMASAAGNAFRQLNDVDLRFGTVEDEDGNEHELSHATFIQLLHKPTRKVRRAAFQQYYQEISEHENTLAATLAGSIHSDVYYARARNHDSALHAALFPDNVPVSVYDNLISAVRESLPSVHEYFDVRRRKMDLPDIHHFDTYVPILSDMKKEHTWDQAVDVVIESLSPLGSDYTNALEKGLRGRWADRYPNRGKQSGAFSCGSFDGAPYILMNFKTDVLNDVYTLTHEAGHSMHSYYSASNQPFQYYNYTIFVAEVASTFNEQLLTEHLLKNADSDAERAFLINNELDGIRATVVRQTMFAEFEKRTHEMAENGDPLTVASMRAVYRELLDAYFGPEFVVDKELELECFRIPHFYRAFYVYKYATGLSAAVALSRRVLEGGQGELDDYLKFLSGGCSKDPLDLLRDAGVDMEKPEPVKTTLDRFKQLTKELDSLL; encoded by the coding sequence ATGTCCACCGCTTCGCCTTCGGCCAACAAGCTGCCTTCACGATCGGATGTGTCGCCAGAAGATTGCTGGGACCTGTCGACCCTGTTCGAAAACGACGAGCAATGGGAAGCCGCATTCAAGGCTCTCGACGAAAAAATCGCAACCTACGAAACCTACAAAGGCCGCTTGGGCGAATCGCCCGAAACGCTGCGCGAAGCAATGGACTTTGACAGTCAATTTTCGCGTGATAGCGAACGGGTTGCGATCTATGCGTTCCTAAAAACGACCGAGGATCAAGGCAACAGCGACTATCAAGCGATGAAGTCGCGGTTCCAAAATTTGGCCGTCCGCGCCAGCCAGGTCGCGAGCTATTGGTCACCCGAATTGCTGGGCATTGATCCAAAGAAAATGGATGAACTCGTTGCCGACCCCGCACTCCAGCCCTACCGCCTCGATCTTGAACGCCTGCTACGCCGCCGTCCCCACACCCTGACCGATCGCGAAGAACGTTTGCTGGCGATGCAAGGCGAGATGGCGTCGGCGGCGGGAAACGCATTCCGTCAACTCAACGATGTGGATTTGCGATTCGGAACGGTCGAAGACGAAGACGGGAACGAGCACGAACTTTCGCACGCGACATTCATTCAACTGCTTCACAAGCCGACCCGCAAAGTCCGACGCGCCGCGTTCCAACAGTACTATCAAGAAATTTCCGAACACGAGAACACGCTCGCCGCGACCCTGGCCGGAAGCATCCATAGCGACGTGTATTATGCACGGGCCCGCAACCACGACTCGGCGCTACACGCGGCGTTGTTCCCCGACAACGTCCCGGTCAGTGTCTACGACAACTTGATTTCCGCGGTCCGTGAATCGCTGCCCAGCGTCCACGAATACTTTGACGTTCGGCGTCGCAAGATGGATTTACCTGATATCCATCACTTCGATACCTATGTGCCGATCCTTAGCGACATGAAAAAGGAACACACGTGGGACCAAGCGGTCGACGTCGTGATCGAATCCTTGTCGCCACTGGGCAGCGATTACACCAACGCGTTGGAAAAAGGCTTACGCGGTCGCTGGGCCGATCGTTATCCCAACCGCGGAAAACAAAGCGGCGCGTTTAGCTGTGGGTCGTTCGACGGCGCCCCCTACATCTTGATGAATTTCAAAACCGACGTACTCAATGATGTGTACACGCTGACCCACGAAGCGGGACACTCGATGCACAGTTATTACTCGGCATCGAACCAACCGTTCCAGTACTACAATTACACGATCTTCGTCGCCGAAGTTGCCAGTACGTTCAATGAGCAGTTGCTGACCGAACATCTACTTAAGAATGCAGATAGCGACGCCGAACGAGCATTCTTGATCAACAACGAACTCGATGGCATTCGTGCGACAGTCGTCCGCCAGACGATGTTCGCCGAGTTCGAAAAGCGGACACACGAGATGGCCGAAAATGGCGATCCGCTGACAGTCGCTTCGATGCGTGCGGTCTATCGCGAATTGCTCGATGCGTACTTCGGTCCCGAGTTTGTCGTCGACAAAGAACTGGAACTGGAGTGCTTTCGAATTCCACACTTCTATCGTGCGTTTTACGTCTACAAGTACGCGACCGGCCTGAGCGCCGCGGTCGCGTTGTCGCGCCGTGTCCTCGAAGGCGGTCAGGGCGAACTAGACGACTACCTAAAGTTCCTCTCCGGCGGATGCAGCAAAGATCCGTTGGACCTGTTGCGTGACGCGGGCGTCGACATGGAAAAGCCCGAACCGGTGAAAACCACACTCGACCGCTTCAAGCAACTGACCAAAGAACTCGATTCGCTCCTTTAG